A window of Eriocheir sinensis breed Jianghai 21 chromosome 67, ASM2467909v1, whole genome shotgun sequence genomic DNA:
TAGACTTACCTCCCCACCTATGTTAAACAGTCAGCCTCcctctcctttgttatctctacCCCTGTCACCTAATACCCCGTTTTTCCATGGTGCCTGACTCATTAATCACTGCCTTACACCACTGAGCAATCCcctccaccctgccacacacacccCTGCTATAGACAGCCCTTGCACGCACCTCCGCGACTCACTAATCACTGCCTTACACCACTGAGTAAACCCCTATCACCCGGCCACACACACCCCTGCTCTAGACAGCCCCTTCACTCACCTCCGCGACTCACTAATCACTGCCTTCCACCACTGAGTATCCCCCtaccaccctgccacacacacccCTGCTATAGACAGCCCTTGCACGCACCTCCGCGACTCACTAATCACTGCCTTACACCACTGAGTAAACCCCTatcaccctgccacacacacccCTGCTATAAACAGCCCCTGCACTCACCTCAACCGCTCAGCCATACATCTACACCCATACACATTAACATCAAACTGTCCCACCTTTTCTACAGTCCcaatcccttcctcccacacccAACACCAACCCTggctttcgtttcttcctctccacACATTCACTTACACTAAACCCTGCCAATATATCCCCTGCCAGACACACACTTCAACACCAATCCTACCACACACTCCTAACATCAAACCTTGAACCATTACCACCTCCCTTTTAGTAACATCATGCTCACCCTTCTCATCATCACCctatccttcaccaccactacctccacctcctcctcgacccTCCAGCTACCCGTCCGCGAAGTCCTGACACTCGAAGACCCCGAACTCAGTGTCCTCGACTTCATCAGACTCAGTTACCAGCCGCTGCTCTTCCCGAAGGCTCTATCTAGGAACACACTCGCCGCTCTCACCCCTTGGACCTTCCCGAGTCTTACCACGAGTCTAGAAGCTGCCACCACCTTCTGCGTCGCCTCAACGGGATCACAAAACCACGACGATGATTCTGAGACGGTTGATGACgtgaaaaagaagagtgaaaagaacAGAGAAGCAGAAAgtgtagagaaaggagaaagtaaggaGAATGCAGACGCTAAAGAGACAGAAACGGACGTGGAGAAGAtcaaagggaagagagatgaagagaagttgAACGTAGAAGGAAAAgcaatgaaagaagaaagtagaggTCGTGCAGAAACCagtgaggaaaacgaggaaagaaatacaataaaaagaaaaggaaaaaaagagaatgaggatatAAAGGAACGCAAAAACACGGAAAAGGAGGCCAAGAAAATTAGTgacaaaacagaaggaagaggaaaaacgattagtacggaagaggagggagggagggagaggacggaggaaggggcaaagaagaaggggaagaaggaaatacccaTGTCCCTTAGGAGGTTTGGCATGGAGGGCCCCGGCAGAGGATGGGTCAGTGccttcaccagcatcacaaaGGAGCTGGGgtgagcgtgtgtgcgtgtgtgtgtgtgtgtgtgtgtgtgtgtgtgtgtgtgtgtgtgtgtgtgtgtgtgtgtgtgtgtgtgtgtgttggggggaagggaaggggagtacaGGAAACACGTATAAGATCTCATTGTAACGTCTTAACGattatatacttatttttttctctctttttgcctccttttttttcccttttctctctacctgtTTCACACCTTTCTCTTGTGGGCTTTGAAttgtcatctttcttttcctctttctcttcttcagtttACTTTCTTTGTgcgctttcctcttttatctttccttctattgtccctgttcttctttttgttccccctttccttcctctatcttctaatgtgtttacttttctttctctttatcttcctgtttccAAGTGTTATTGCCCTACATCtttaccttctctccccttccttctttcgttattCATCTTCTGTTCATCTCtctattcatcctcctcttcttcctttctttctctttacctatGTCCCAATCTTCACTCGCCCTCCTTTTAgctatctctctctcctgcttctctatcttcctctcttcctcttcccattttttttctcattttctccactctcaccattctctctctcctccaggaCAGCCGTGACTCTGCCGGGTGTGTTGAAAGATGCTGACCTGACCTTCCTTGACCTCACCAAaacagtatgtatgtgtgtgcttgagagaagaacacacacacacacacacacacacacacacacacacacacacacacacacacacacacacagattaagtTATGCCTCTTGCTAAATCCACcctttctcactcccttctctccgcctctccctgccttgccccgccccgcctctccAGGGTCTGAGACATGTCCGCGTGGGGTGGAAGGGGCGGGGTGAGGGTGACGGAGACAGCAGCAGCGCCGGGGTGGTGTGCGTGGCTGAGGGCggccttactctctccctcacgCCCTTGCCCCCCTCCCTCGCGACCCTCCAGGTAagcacaagaagaaaagaaagaaactgacAATAGCGAGAGAATGGTGAATAAGAAcacaaggagaaaagaaggaagaaagaaaatgaaaggtacAGCGCCCACACCTGCTTGTTACTCACCTTGGTTTCCTGTTACTCAGCTtaatatttaggttatttttattgttttttctttttattttagtgTTGAGATGAGTAGTAACCACGTCTGGGAAGGAGGATAATAGAGGTTGGGGTTGAACGAATTGGTTATTTAATTGTCAGAGTTGGTTAGATTGATTATGActcgttaggttagattaggttaggtttgttaggttaggttaggtagatttgttaggttaggttaggtagatttattaggttaggttaggtagatttgttaggttaggttaggttaggttaggtagatttgttaggttaggttaggttaggtttgttaggttagattaggttaggtttgttaggttaggttaggtagatttgttaggttaggttagacagggTGAGGTTTTGTCAGCCAAGATGAGGTTAGAGTAGATTGtcatagttaggttaggttgattaAAATTATATTAGGTTAGATGCTTTAGATATATATTTACTTATCTTCGAATGTTTAATGAAGCTAAGTTAGGTTAGAGTAGGTTCTACGAGGTTAGTTTGGTTAAGATTCATATTCACTTATCTTGTAGTGTTATTGATATTCTTAAATCATTATACAATTTCAactacatttcttttttctttgtatattaTCGTGTCCAGTGCGAGGCGGGCCAGTGTAGGGCGACTGTTGAAACCCATCAGGAGCAGGCCGCCGCCCCGTCAGACTTGTCCTTCCTGGTGCAGGCCGCGATGCACCCCCAAGCCTGCCTCTACGCCCCCCCAGGATGGTGAGTCAGGCCAACCTTCTTTGAGTCATGTTCTGTCCCTCTGAGTCTTGTCTTTCCTCACTTATCTCCTATCTTCTCTTATGTATCAGTCACGCCACCTTTCTTCTCTAATTACTATCTTTATTTCACAGTTGCGTTgctattctcttctcccttctcttcaggtcaaccctttcttcttttacttctaagTTTGTAAGATACTTCCCAAACCTCAAtgtcgtttcctttcctcttctctcctttcctcttttcctatcttctctcctctcctgtcctcttctcttctcttctctcctttcctcttcttctcgcatcccttttcctcttctcatctctctttccatACTAATcgtctattctccctcctcctcctcctcttactactactactactactactactactactactactactccttcagGCAGTGGGCAGCAGCAGCGCTCGAGGACTCCACGCTCTTCGTCTTCACTTTTGAGGACGACCTGGTCATCAAGGAGGATGTGGTGGACCAGCTAttcaaggacgaggaggaggaggaggaagacaggtgagagctttattcatttatttattaattaatttatttatttgtttatttgtttaatcTCTCACTCTTGTTATGGGATGAGCTTGTAGTGATTTGtggctttcttcccttttttgttttgctcttgaaCTCAACATCATTATCTTTTGTTTAACGTCAGATTTTCCCATTGTTCCTTGAGGTTAGAGGATCGATAATACActttcaattattatttttccattGTTTTGTCCCTCAACTGCCCCCttcaatgaaacacacacacacacacacacacagacttgtaACATTAGCTGTGGAATGAAGTGTCGAGATCGAATCATAACAAGTTCCACTCAACCAGTTTTCGACGTTCTGTGAGTGTGCAAGAGTACGGTAACAAGACgaaacaaacgcacacacacatggttgCTATTCTCCGTAACGAACAGAGAAACAACCATCTCGCTTTTCCATCACATTCTGGAGTTGGTTGTTGGTCAAGTCTTCTTATTACTGGAGGGAGATACTGTGTGATGTCCAGTAATGATGGGGAAAAAAACTGACGGGACCTAATTGTCATATGTTAACAGAAACCGCAATTAGTTTAACTTGTCCATAACTTAAGGTTCAATATTCGTATCGTTGTTATTATGACTTTGGTGTTGGCTAAGGAAGACATTGTTGGATTTCCCGTAATGGTGGAAAAAAAGTGACGACATCATTTTCATTAGGTAACAGAAACCACAATTAGTTTGACTTCTCCAGAAATCAAGGTGAAATTTTTGCGTTATTAATATTCTGACTTTGGTGTTGGCTAAGGAAGACATTGTTGGATTTCCTGTAGTGATGGAAAAAAGTGACGACCTCATTTTCATTAGCAAACAGAAACCACAATTAGTTTAACTTCTACCCAAATCAAGGTGAAATTTTTGCGTTATTAATATTCTGGTTTTGGTGTTGGTTAAAGAAGACATTGTTGGATTTCCTGTAGTGATGGAAAAAAGTGACGACCTCATTTTCATTAGCAAACAGAAACCACAATTAGTTTAACTTCTACCCAAATCAAGGTTATGTCTTTTGCATCGTCATTATTCTGTTTATTATTCTGGTTTTGGTGTTGGCTAAGGAATACACTGTTGAATTTCCTGTAATGAAGGCACAAATAGTCACTGGACCTCATTTTCATTAGGAGACAAAAAACACAATTAGCTTAACTTCTACCCAAATCAAGGTGAAATTTTTGCGTCATTAATATTCTGGCTTTGGTGTTGGTTAAGGAATACACTGTTGAATTTCCTGTAGTGATGGCACAAAAAGTCACTGGACCTCATTTTCATTAGTAAACAGAAACCACAATTAGCTTAACTTCCCCACAAATCAACGTTATGTCTTCTGCATCGTCATTATTCTGTTTATTATTCTGGTTTTTGTGTTGGTTGAGGAATACGATTATTGACTTGCGGTGCGGATGAAAGAAAAACAGTTACTGCTTCTTACTTCTCCTCAACAATTTGGAAGAGACTTAAATCAACGTTAAAAtttttgtatcattattattttggtTTAGGTGTTGGTGATAGGAATACATTGTAGGACTTGCTTTCGGTGCAGAAGAatgatataaaaatagtaactgcttcttcctcttcttcagcaaATTGGAGGGACTCAGCTTGTCTTGTTACAATTCTAGTTTTGGTGTTGATAAAGTAATATACACAGCTTGGCGTTTggtgtaggagagagaaaaatatttacTCCTTCTTATATGTTTTTTCAGCAAACTGTAAGAGATTCACCTTGCTCCTCATTGTAAAatattagattattattattaagatacagtaaagggcatcaagggataataaataaataaaaatcacacaGACTCaaacctcaatgaacagacatgGATAACAAGACTAAAAGACGTGACAGTGAAATAAGAATAAGTAAAGGTGGGGCCCAAAACAACGCCTGATGAGTTAAGAGGTGGGCGTTGCAGGAGACAAACCGCTCTCGCCTCACTTTCGACAATTAGCCCAAAACACGCCGCTGTCCATCACGCAGAAGAAAGGTGTTTGGGTCCTCTCACCTGCCTCGCCTTCGTTGCAGTAATACAGGTAAACAGGATCCTTCACTAATAGTCCAGGTAAATAAAAGTCGTTTCTCGTATCTTTGGCTTAGCGtcgagggaagggggggggtgatgatgatgatgaggaggaggaggagaaaagatgcgagagaggagaggaggaggtggagaagtcaggcttggatggaaggagaggtggagaaaggaaaggaagaaaagaaaggagagaagggaagagagaaggagagggaagagattagagtagaaaataaaaggaaaggagagagaggaggagagataaggaaagaacagCTCACATGTATATTGGTCAAACCGGAAATGCATTCAAGAAGTACATATCGCATTCTTtggagcaaaaaacaaaaacaaaaaaaagagagaaagggacttCCTGTTTGTTCCCAGTACTGACcctggccaaaaaaaaaaaaagatgtataatACTTTCTTCCACGTTAACAGCATCGCCGACAAACAAGCACTATTTTCGGCATCTCCTTTACAGACAAACGCCAATTTCCTCCACTAATAATAAAACTAAGACGTCAACAATCCAGAATGTGTTGAGAAGCGAGATAGTTGTTTTCCCTCTTCGTTTAGGAGTATAATAACCGctaattttgtcttttccttcacaAGCCGTCCAAGCAGTATCGTCCTCCACTTATAAGAACACCTGGTCAACATCAACTTCAAAATATGATACGAAACGAGATTGTTGTGTTTCCCTGTGTAATAATGAATGTTGTAACCTCtaattttgtcttttcctccacAAGCCGTCCAAACAAGATCTGCTTTCACTAATAAGAACACTTGGTCAACATCAACTCCAAAATACGTTAAGAAGCGAGATAGTTGTGTTTTCCTCTTGGTTAAGGAATATTATAGCCTCtaattttgtcttttcctctacCAGCTGTTCAAATAAATCTCCCTCACGAATTAGAAATCTATGTCAA
This region includes:
- the LOC126988034 gene encoding uncharacterized protein LOC126988034 isoform X1, with translation MLTLLIITLSFTTTTSTSSSTLQLPVREVLTLEDPELSVLDFIRLSYQPLLFPKALSRNTLAALTPWTFPSLTTSLEAATTFCVASTGSQNHDDDSETVDDVKKKSEKNREAESVEKGESKENADAKETETDVEKIKGKRDEEKLNVEGKAMKEESRGRAETSEENEERNTIKRKGKKENEDIKERKNTEKEAKKISDKTEGRGKTISTEEEGGRERTEEGAKKKGKKEIPMSLRRFGMEGPGRGWVSAFTSITKELGTAVTLPGVLKDADLTFLDLTKTGLRHVRVGWKGRGEGDGDSSSAGVVCVAEGGLTLSLTPLPPSLATLQCEAGQCRATVETHQEQAAAPSDLSFLVQAAMHPQACLYAPPGWQWAAAALEDSTLFVFTFEDDLVIKEDVVDQLFKDEEEEEEDRSQGTRRQRDQEEAAEAPSLWRALPKGSSPPALLLWGDQNPLLHLLRRYLLSGRYLRRHAFLQEFQVDRDLLPDLVDCSKECQRSAVEVFKLLDADGDLELTPADATLLTHASFTSLSHQLDDLVDELKDLAKEQWEEAVEGPDETRAGFLRRAKERLSASATAAVRRWVAGDLEETEEEALKEHLPALHDQVLAARATTAPGGNVGEVVVFVVCSFNVSFYRSTFV
- the LOC126988034 gene encoding uncharacterized protein LOC126988034 isoform X2, translated to MLTLLIITLSFTTTTSTSSSTLQLPVREVLTLEDPELSVLDFIRLSYQPLLFPKALSRNTLAALTPWTFPSLTTSLEAATTFCVASTGSQNHDDDSETVDDVKKKSEKNREAESVEKGESKENADAKETETDVEKIKGKRDEEKLNVEGKAMKEESRGRAETSEENEERNTIKRKGKKENEDIKERKNTEKEAKKISDKTEGRGKTISTEEEGGRERTEEGAKKKGKKEIPMSLRRFGMEGPGRGWVSAFTSITKELGTAVTLPGVLKDADLTFLDLTKTGLRHVRVGWKGRGEGDGDSSSAGVVCVAEGGLTLSLTPLPPSLATLQCEAGQCRATVETHQEQAAAPSDLSFLVQAAMHPQACLYAPPGWQWAAAALEDSTLFVFTFEDDLVIKEDVVDQLFKDEEEEEEDRSQGTRRQRDQEEAAEAPSLWRALPKGSSPPALLLWGDQNPLLHLLRRYLLSGRYLRRHAFLQEFQVDRDLLPDLVDCSKECQRSAVEVFKLLDADGDLELTPADATLLTHASFTSLSHQLDDLVDELKDLAKEQWEEAVEGPDETRAGFLRRAKERLSASATAAVRRWVAGDLEETEEEALKEHLPALHDQVLAARATTAPGDKEEL